Genomic segment of uncultured Desulfobacter sp.:
CGTCAATCCGAAACAAGAAAGCCTCTCCGAGATTCAAAAGGAACTCGGTATGAAAGAGGGGTTTGATGTTGCCATGGAGATGTCCGGAAGCCCCGAAGCATTTGACTGCATCCTTGATAACATGTTTCATGGCGGCAAAATCGCACTCCTAGGCATTCTGCCCGACCAAACCGCCATGGACTGGAACAAAATTGTCTTTAATATGCTTACCATCAAAGGGATATACGGCCGGCAGATGTTTGAAACCTGGTATAAAATGACCGCCATGGTCCAAAGCGGCCTTGATATTTCTCCTCTGATTACCCACAGGTTCCATTACACTGAATTTCAAAAAGGATTTGACGTAATGCGGTCCGGGCAATCGGGAAAAGTGATACTGGATTGGGATTGAGCTGCCACCGTTAAACCATAAAAATAGGGTGTTCATATGACAACTAAAAATCTGGACAAAAGCCTCCAAGCCGAGCTTACCGCCCTGGCTGCCGAAGGCCGGGCAAAAGCCCCTGAGAGAATTATCACCGAATTTATCCCGCCAAAAAATGATTCAGGTCCAAGATACCGGCTTGAAGGGTCAGACAAAGAATATATCCGGCTTAATTCAAATTCTTACCTGTCTTTATCCACCCATCCGGCCCTCGTTCAGGCAGCCGACAAGGCAACCCGGCAGTTCGGGGTCGGCCCTGGTGCCGTAAGATTCATTGACGGCACGTTTTGCTACCATGCAGCGTTGGAAAAACGCATTGCGGAATTTGTCGGTCTACCCTGTGCAAAAATTTTTAACTCGGCCTATACGGCCAACTGTGGTCTGGCGTTGTCCATCTCCAGTGCCAAAACCTATTGGATTGGGGATCAGCTCAATCACAATTCCATTATCAGGGCCATGCGTATTTCAAATATCGCTTCGGCCAATAAGGGAATCTATAAACACAATGACATGGAAGATCTGAAACGCTGCCTTGACGAGGTAGGGCCTGACATCGAACGTGTGGTGGTCATTTTTGACGGTATTTTTTCCATGCGGGGAGATTTTGCCCCCATTGACGAGATTTTAAATGTCTGCAAACCCTATGAAGATAAGTTTAAGGACGGGGTCATCACCGTTGTGGACGACTCACACGGCATCGGGGCTTACGGGGCCACCGGACGGGGGACCAGCGAATATGCAGGGGGCCGGCCCGATGTCATTGTCGGAACTTTCGGAAAAGCCTTTGGAGTTAACGGCGGATTTATCGCAGCAAGCGAGACCATCGTTGAGGCGGTTCGCCAAAAGGCGGATACCTATATCTATACAAATCCCTTGAGCGTTGCAGACTGCGCGGCGGCCCTGGCGGCTGTGGATATTTGTGACAGCGACCCTGGGCTGGACCTTCTGGACCATTTAGGCACAGTGACAACACAGTTTCGTAACGGTCTTGAAAATTTGGGGCTTGAATCCATAGAAGGGCCTCATCCCGTCGTGCCCCTTTTGGTAAGGGATACCGATAAAACCCATGATCTTGTGAATTTTCTTTATGAAAATGGTGTACTGGTTGTGGGATTAACCTTTCCGGTCGTTCCCAAGGGGGACGAAACCATACGGTTTCAAATTAATGCCTGTCATACCCATGCTGATATTGACTATGTCTTGGGGCTGATCAAAACTTTTTATAAGACGTTATAACTATAATAAAATAGTACCGTACCTTCTCCCAAAACATAATCTCAATCAGCTTGTCCAAAGGATGTTAATTTATCAGGGTACTTGGGGGGTGAGGCCGATCTGAATCGGATGTATTGAGGCAACCGATGGCATCTTTGCTGGTTTCCTTGATTCTGAACATCAGCTGGTCGGCCAGTTTGAGCAAGGCCCTTGCTTCAGTCGCATCCTCCGGATAAGCGGCTATTCCGAAACTTGCGCTCAATTTAACGTTATGCCCTTGACTGCTAAGGTAGGTTGTATCTTTCATCCGGGCACGAATGCTTTCGGTTATTTTGATTGCCTGATCTTTATTGAATCCAGGCAATACGATGACAAATTCATCGCCGCCATAAGCCACTCCGTAGCATGGCTTTGAAATGGATTCCATGATGGTTTCAGCAATTTCCCGAAGTGCCCGGTTCCCGTTCAGATGGCCGTAGGTATCCACAACATGCTTGAAATTATCCATATCCATGAAAAGCAGCGCAAAAGATCTGTTGTCAGCTTTACTGTTTTCAATCAGCTGGTACAGGGCATCATACAGATAGCGTGTGTTGTAAAGACCTGTTAGCTCGTCATGAATCGCCAGATGTTCCAGCCTCGAATTGATCCTTTTCATTTCCTTTCGCGAATGATTCAATTCAAGCTGGGTCTTTACCCTTACCAGCAATTCGGTCACATTGAATGGTTTTGTAATATAATCCACGACCCCTGCCTGAAATCCTTCCACAATACTTTTTCCATCGGTCTTGGCCGTCAGAAATATGATGGGGATATCCTTGGTTTCAGACTGGCTTTTAAGCTGCCGGCACACTTCGAACCCATCCATTTCAGGCATCACAATATCCAAAAGGAGCAGATCGGGCGGCTCCTCAGCAATTTTTTCCAGAGCGGAGTTACCATCCATGGCTATGCTTACGTTATACTGGAGTCCCAGAACTGTAGCGAGAATATCGATATTTTCCTGGGCGTCATCAACCACCATTACCGTAAATTTTTTATCGTTATCCATAGGAATTTACCTTTCGAGTTAGAATAAAAATAGATTATCGCCCTTGGGGCGGACTCTTAGCCCTTAGAAAATGAAAATTCCTACATTTTTCATTTGAGATTAATAACAGCATGGAATATATCCCCCTGCTTTGTCAAGTAAATAGATGAAATAGCTGCAATTCCCATTCATTCAAGTGCCGCAAAAGGTCCGGGTAACCCGTTCTTCTTTGGCTGGTGCCTGGGCGTAATCCAGAAAATCCGGCTGGTTTATAAACGGATTTTCATAGATCTTGGCCAGCAGATGTACCTGACTGAAATCATCTCTAAGTTCCGCATCTTCAATCGCTTTTTGAATTCGGTGATTTCTTGGAATGAAAAGGGGATTGACCCGGTTCATTTTTGCCTGGATGATTTCAGGAGTATTTTCTTTTAACAGGCGCTGCTGCCAGGATTTAAGCCAACCTGTCATCGCATCCGGCGTGGTGAAAAGTGTTTGAAACTGCGGTGTCATTTTTAAGCCCTGTCTGATGTGATCCGCCAGATAGCGAAACGTCAGTGTAAAATCGGCTTTCTGATTCTGCATGAGGTCAAGCAGGTCTTCAAGAAGAGACGCATCCTGATCTTCAGGATTCTCTATCCCTATTTTTTTGAGCATGCCGTATTTTTGGGCCAATAGAAATTCTTGTTCAAATTCAGCCAGGACAAAATTAATTACCTCCATTGCTTCTTCATCTGTTTTTCCGAGAAGCGTTTGCAGGCAAACACCCAGACAATTCAGGTTCCACTTCATGATGGCGCTTTGATTGGCATACCGGTATCTTCCCATTGTATCAATGGAACTGAAAACCATATTGGGATCATAATAATCCATAAAGGCACATGGACCATAATCAATGGTTTCCCCTGAGATTGAGGTATTGTCGGTGTTCATGACACCGTGAATGAATCCGATCTGCATCCATTGGGCCACAAGTTTGGCTTGCCGTATGGCCACAGATAAAAGAAACTGCCTGTATCGGTCTTTCTTATCCAATAGTTCGGGATAATGGCAGGATATTACGTAATCAGCAAGCATTCTGATCGCTCTGCCATCTCCCCTTGCAGCAAAATACTCAAAACTGCCCACCCTCACAAAACCCGATGCAACCCGGGTCATAATCCCGCCTGGATGGGGGCCATCCTGGCGCAAAACCCGATCTCCTGTTGAGACAATGGCCAGTGCTCTGGTGGTGGGTACGCCTAAACTGTGCATGGCCTCGCTGACAAGGTATTCACGGATCACCGGCCCCAGCGGTGATTTGCCGTCTCCGCCTCGTGAAAAACGAGTCCGACCGGAGCCTTTGAGTTGAACAGACACATGATTTCCCGCCTGGGTTATTTTGTCTCCCAGGAGAATGGCACGGCCATCCCCAAGTTGGGGAACAAAATGACCGAATTGATGACCGGCATAAGCCATGGCAATGGGGTCTGCATCAGTAAAAATCAAATTTCCTGCCAGGTATTGGGCAAGTTCCGGCGTTTCTTTGGTAAAGTTTAACCCCAGATCCCGCCCAAGCTTGGTGTTATATTTTTGCAACACAGGGGAGGGCACCGGTTCCGGCATCGTTGGTTCATAAAATTTCTTATCAAGCGTTGCAAAACTGTTTTCAAATCCGGCCCTAAGTGTTGATACGGCGGCTGTGTCCTTCATATATGGGCTCCTGTGTTGACTTTTCATAAAAGCTGTTTCAAATGCTTTGTTATCTTAATTAGGAAACATAAGCATCTTAATGAAAAAGTCATCATTTGTGCCCGCTTCATTAAGAAAAATGCATTATGAATATTGCCGGACTGCGGCGCATGTGGTATTTCCCTTGGATTCAAACTAACTGATTTCCATGGAGGAAATGAAAATATGGAAGAATGTCCCTGCGGAAGCAACCTGGCCTATGCCGAATGCTGCGAACCCGTCATTACCGGAACTGGGCTTGCCCGAACAGCGCAAGAACTTATGCGGGCCCGTTATACCGCTTATACTATAGCTGACACGGATTTTATTTTTAATACCACCCATCCGGATCACCGGGAAGGTTACGACCATGCCGGTACAAAATCATGGGCCCAGAATTCCGAATGGCTGGGCCTTGAAATCGTTGCCACGGAAGCCGGCTGTTCCGAAGATCAGGAAGGTACGGTTGAGTTCATAGCCACCTTTCGAACAAACGATGTGGTGCAAAACCACCATGAACTTGGCCGTTTTGTAAAAGAGGACGAGGGATGGCTGTTCACCACCGGTGATATGGTGAAGCCCCAACCCGTTGTTTCCACCAAAGTGGGCCGCAATCAACCCTGTCCTTGCGGCAGCGGACGTAAGTACAAAAAATGCTGTGGTAGATAATACCAAATCATTTGCCGCAGGAACTTGCTACTTTTAATCAAGTTCCTGCGGTATTTCATTGATCCTGATTTAAAAGGTAATTACCGTGTATCCTTTTTCGATGAATGCGCCCATGGACGGATGGTTGGCCATATCCCCAACCAGGGGGATGCCTTCCTTTTCGATGGGATCAAGGGCCTCAAGTTTGGTTGCACAAGCTTTGCAGGCGCCGTAAATCAGCCCGGCCTTTTGGGCTTTTTGATACAGGGCGTTTAAAAAATGCCCTGATTCGGACATGGGGCCCACAAGTTTGACCGATTCACCTTCCAGAACAATGAGTCCTTCCCGTCCCCGCTCTTTCAGGTCAAGGGCGTTGAGAAGTACGTGAACAAAACATAAAGGGTCTCCCCTGAATGCAAATAATACGGTTTTTTCCATCTTAATACTCCTGATTTTTAAGGGTTTGATTATTTTGTGCTGTGGTTGATAAAAAGGATGGATGGCCTCTGGATGATGTTGGAAACGATATTGACAATAGATTACAGCTATATTTACCGATTCCTGAAAATAGTGGTCTCTTCCTGCTGAAATTTTTTTAAAATACGGTCACTTACAGCGAGATCATATGCATGGTTGGATTTTTTGTCTGCCCTATTGGACAACGGCTGTCCAAGGTTGAACTACTCCCTTTTCTTTTCCCAAAATTCACGGTTTTCCTGGAGAAGATCGCTTATATCATCATCATCATCATCATCTTCTTCTTCTTCGTTGGGTTCCGTATCCTCATCTTCCAAAGCTAAATCGGTGGACTCATCATCCGCTGGATCTATGGCCTTATCATCTTTGGTTAGTTCACCGATCAGTTCGTCAATATCCTCATCTTTAACGTCATCGGACTCATCCTGATCAAATAAAACCGCATCACCAAGGTCGTCGATTTCCAGCCCAGGATCGGTCTCATCAATATCATCGGACAGTTCTTCGGATTCCAGGGCCTCCGTCAGGGCCTCTTCAGTGTCCTCGGCTGAGTCGTCATCGTCATCATAGTCGGGAAGATCATCAGATAAATTTTCATCGACGTTCAATGCAAGCATATCATCTTCTTCTCCCAGTTGCTCATCCTGAAGATCTGCTTGGGTATCTGCTATGGATGCCGCACTTTGACCGTCTTCAATCAAATTGCCTTCCCGGTCAAAAAGCAGGCTGCCGTTCAAATTGATCTCATAATCCAGCCTGAATGCCACATCATTGTCATGCACAACAATCCGGCCGCCTTTAGGCGACAGGGCGCTCGCACTCAGGCGTTCCTTGAGCAGGTCCTTCACTGCTTCAAGATCCAGATCTTTTTGAACAGAGGCAATAAGATCCTGTTCTCCATCCTGTATAACTTGTGGATCCGTAATTCTCATGCATAACTCCTTGGGTTACCGATTGAAAGCATTGTTGGCAAAACGGGCGTCGATAAAACGTTCAAGGTCAATGATCTTGCCGATTTCCATGACATCATGCATGTATTTTTGAATTTTATCAAGATCGGCTGCTTCCGGGTATAGTCCATCCCAGCGAATGGCCATGGGCTGGGAAAACACATTTTGAAGCACCTGGGGGTTCAGGCCCATTTTTCCTTCAGGATCCAGAAAACTTACCGCAATCTCAGCAGCCCTGGCCTTATCGTTTTCAATATACTCTCCGGTCTCAACAAGCAATGAAACAAATTCCTGAACCGCTTCGGGATGTTTCTGGATAAAATCCTTTTGCATGGCAACAATACAGCAGGGATGATTTTCCCAGCTTGTGGCGGAATAAAATTCCAACTCACCAATGTCTGCCTTGATGGCTTTGGTCGCAACCGGTTCTGCAACCATAAAACCACCCACATCCTCATTTTCTTTCATGATGCCCGGCATTTTGATGGGGGGAACCACCTCAAAGCGCACATTAATGGCTTTTTTCCCGGGCACGCCGGGTTTGAGTCCCAGCTCCTTTAAAAATTTATGTGCCAGCATATGGTGGACCGACATTTTGTGGGGGATGTCCACAACCTTGTACTTATAAAAACTTTGTAACGAGTCAAACCTGTGATCATAATGCCGGGAGCGTACAAATGTGGAGCCGTTCTTGTGGGCAAATAAAACCAGTTGGATAGGTGAGTCATAGGCAAACAGATCCATGGCAATGGGCGCCAGGACAAAGGCGCAGTCGATTTCACCGCTTTCAAGGCCTTCCTGTATGGGGTTCCATCCACCCATCAAGTTGGTGGACAGGTCAAAGTGCTGGGGCTCAACATCACCTTGGTTAATGCGGTGCTTCAAGGCACCTAACGCCAGGTGGTCGGTGATCTGGATGTGGGCGACATTGAGTTCAACACGCCCCCCGATAATACTCCTATCCTTTATTACACGCTCTTTTTTGATTCCGCCGGAGAATGCTGTTTCAATGGCCTTTTTAATTTCTTCCTCATTAAAGGGCTTGGGGCAATGGCCGTTACCGCCGGCTTCCAGGATAGTTTTTTGCTGCCCCATATCCGCCTGGGCCGTGGCCATGATGAAAGGAAGATCTTTAAATTCCTCGGTGGCTCTCAATTCTTTAAGAAAATCGAGTCCGTCCATGGTGGGCATGTTCCAATCGGATATGACAAGATCCGGCTTTTCAACTTTTACTTTTTCAATGCCGTCTGCACCGTTCACCGCCATGATAAGATTTGAAAATCCGGCTTTGCCCAGGATTTGTTTGAACATTATCCGCATGGTACCTGAATCGTCTGCCACTACAATTTTAATATTCGGGTCTACCGCCATAAAATGCTCCTCATGTCCTGTAAAGGTGTTGTATGTTACAGCCATGGGCTGACCTGGTCTGCACCGACGCTTGGACTAAACCCACAACATCATATGAAAACAAATGCAGTTGCCTTAACCCTTGCTTTCATTAAATTAATTTAAAACTTGCATATTTTAAACTTTGCCGCCCCACGCCCGGCTGAACTTGTGCTGCACTTTTTGAAAAACCCTGTCGAGTATAAATCCAAGGATACCTATGGCAATGATGACGGCCATAAGTTTGTCGTATTCCATGGTATCCCTGGCATCGTTAATCAGATATCCCAATCCCGATGATACCCCTAAAAATTCAGCCGGAACCAAAACGATCCATGCAATTCCCAACGCCAGCCTGATACTGGTCATCATATGTGGAATTGAATATGGAATAACAATCGTTTGAATGAGTTGAATGTTATTGGCGCCCTGGTTGAGTGCCATTTTTAACCATTGGGGATTGATATTTATAACCCCAATGGCCGTATTGAGTATTATAGGACAAATTGTCGCCATTACAATCAAAAAGTGAACTGCCGACTCAAAGCTCGTAAATAAAAGTAGTGCAATGGGCATCCAGGACAGTGGGCTGATCATTCTTACGAATTGAATGGGCGAATATGCAAGTTTACGAAGACGGGCAAAAAAACCAATCAGCACCCCCAATGGAAGACCAATGGACGCTGAGATTGCAATGCCGACAATAATTCTACGCACACTTGCAAAAACCGACATCCAGAATTTAGAAGTGTGAAATGCCTCTGCCAGTGCCCCAAGGGTCGGCCCGGGTAAAAACCCCTTGAAATGGTATAATTCAGGACGCGTAAAAATAAACTGCGTAACCGCGGCCCAGAGGCAAGCAAAGATCACGAGTCCTGCCAATTCGTATCTCCAACCCGACCATACTCTGGTCAAAAAGAGTGATAACCCGGCATGAGCGGATTTGTTTCGGGGATTTCTTTTAATTGACTTCAACGGTCTCTTCCCTGGCAAAGCTATCTTTCATATCGCAACGGCAAAATCCTTTTATCCCCCCCATGTCGTCCAGTGCTTTTCTGACAAATCGGTCATCTACCAGCTGTGACACAGCCGCTTTTGTATCAAGATTTGTCAAAAAATCGGTATTGCCCTCAACCTTGGTTTTTTTCATCTGTTCCAGAATAAACCGGGTGGCCGATGGAAACGGGAAGGGCTGAAATCCGATTCTTTCAACATGCCATTGGGGATGTACCAGTTCTTTTTCGGGAATAGCACCAAACACCCGGTTAAGAACGGATTCATCTACCGGTAAAAACCCATCGCCCTCCCTGCTCAGCACATGGGCGGTCTCCTTGGGATTTTGCAGGCACCACGCCTGGGCTCTGACTATGGCGTTAATTGCCTTTTGAATGACGATTGGATTTTCCTGGATCAAATGTTCATGGGTTACGATAACACAACAGGGATGATTTTTCCAAATATCTCCTGAATATCGCATGATTTTTGCCGAAAATTTTTCCTGGGCCAGGGCGTTGAATGGATCTGCCACGATAAATGCATCAATTTTATTTCCTAAAAGCGCCTGGGGCATATCAGGAGGGGGGAGAATAAGCAGGTTTACCTCGCGGGGTGCAAGCGGCGAACCGGGCGGACGGATCACGGGCTCAAGCCCCTGGACCTGAAGGCCCAGCTGCATAACCAAATTGTGCATGGAATACCATGAAGGCACAGCCACCTGTTTGCCCGCGAGGTCTGCAAACCGGTTGATTCCGGAGTTTGCCCTGACGGTGACGGCGCTGCCGTTGGTATGATCCCAGGCCAATACCTTGACAGGTATATTCTGCTTAAATCGCATCCACACGGGGATGGGAAACAGCATGTGAACCAAGTCGAATTTTCCCGTTAAAAAGGATTCCGTAAGTATATTCCATGAACGCACCATGGTTGGTCGTTCCACATCAAGCCCTTCATGGGAAAAATACCCGAGACTATAGGCGACAAGCAGGGGCGTGGCGTCGGTAATGGGCAGATAACCTATTTTCAACGGTCTTTTTTTTGCTGCGGCGAGGCACGGAAATCCCATGGGAGCACACGCTGCGGCACCTGCCGTCCGCATTGCAGTTTTTAAAAAATTTCGTCGTGAAATACTGTCGCAGCAAGAGGACGTCACATCGTTAAATTCCATTAGTAATGCTCCGTTTTACTAAATATGCGATTTTAAACCGATCAAGAATCTCTGTTCTCAATGCTTTGACCACAGGATCATGCCGTTTTCTGGGATAGGGGACATCAATTTCAAAAATATCAGAAATGCTTGCAGGATCCCCTGCCAGAACCACAATTTTATTTCCAAGGCGGATGGCTTCATCTATGTCATGGGTAACAAAAACTGCGGTAAAACTTTCCGACATCCACAAATTTACAAGTTCCTCCTGAATATGCGCCTGGGTAAAGGTATCCAGAGAGGCAAAGGGTTCGTCAAGCAGCAACACCTCGGGGCGGCCGACCAGTGCCCTGGCAAGGCAGACCCGTTGGGCCATGCCCAACGAGAGCTGGTCAGGTTTTGCCTCGGCCGCACCTGCCAGCCCCATGATTTCCAGAAACTGGATTACCCGGTATTCCAGGTCCTGGGTGTCTTTTCTGATTTTGCAGCCATACGCCACATTTTCTTTGACACTGAGCCATGGAATCAAGGCCGGCTGCTGGAACAGCATGGAGCGGGAGGGGTGGATGCCGGTGATGGGCGTGCCGTCTACGCAGATCTGCCCGCTGCTTGGCTTTTCAAGCCCTGCCAGTAGGTTCAGCAAAGTGGTCTTCCCACACCCCGATTCACCCAAAATAATCACAAAGTCACCGGAATTTATGGAAAAAGAGATGTCCTTAAGAATTATGAGACGCTGTTCTACCGGTCTATCATAGGATTTACAAATTTTTTCAATGTCTATTTTCAAATGTTATGTTTCCAATAGCGCTGTATGAGTAAATTCCGGCCTGATAAATCCATCAAGGTTTGTCTCTGAGGGCAAGACCTGCATTGTCGTACGCATATAATCAAGCACAATATTTAAAATTTCCATATCCGGGACCAATAGTTCCGGGCGATAGGTTATTCCCGATGTTTTAAGCGTTCTTTGCATCTGTTCAACATTGAGCCCTAAAAAAGTGGCAGATATGCTTTCTATTCCGCCTTCTGCGGTATTTGGGGATGACATATACCGATCAAGCCGACGGGCGCTGTCAAACAGACAGTCGACCATTAGCGCAATATTTTCACCTTTGGTCTCAAGCAGATCCTGATGTACAACGAACACACTACCTGGATGATCCTTCCAAAGATCCCGGGAAACGAGCAGCGGTTTGAGTCCTTTTTTTGCAGCACCGGCAACATCAAAGGGGGCAGGACAGATGAATGCTGCAATATCGCCGTCAAAATCATCTTGTATCATTTCCGGCATCAGGGGACAGGGTACCGATTCCATATTAACGCATTTGCCGGATTCTCCCAAATCAGCGAATTGTAATTTTCCGACACTCAACAGCCGGTGCACGAGCATATGCTGAACGCTGAACCTGTGGGGAATCAGGACACTTTTCCCTTTAAGATCCGAAAGTCTATGGATCTGTTTCGGTACAAAAATTTTGCTGCCCGCCCTGTGTGTAAACATCAGCATGGATATGGCCACGCCTTTGTTAAACAGATACATGGCCTGGGCGATATCCATGAACGCGGCATTGATATCGCCTGACGATAAACCTTGTTCCACCTGTTCCCAGGACCGCATGGTAAAAGGGATAACATCAGTATCGGTACCGTCTCCCATGTGTTGGATGTAACGGGTCAAAGCGGTTCCAAGTATCAGATGGTCAATACTGATAAAATGTCCGATTCGGATAGTCAGGGCAGCCTCAAGTATTTTCGCTTTATTGATTTTGAATTTATTAATAGAAACCTTAACACAGCCCGGAATGGGTTGGCAAGTTCGTAAACACAATTTAATTGTCTAATGGATACAGGTTAGTATGCCGCTAAAGTCGCCCACTGCGAATAATGGCCACCAGCAGCCAGATACCAAGTATGGCCGCAGCAACAAATCCGGCAATGCCGATGATGGAGACCCCAAGGATCAGGGGCGGGATTTTTGAGTTAAGAACAATGGCGGACCCGAGAATCAAAGCAGCAATGATAATGGCAAAAGAGATGCGATTGGATGTCTGGTCCTGGGTCATCATCAGCCGTTCCAACCCCTCCAGGCGGATCGTGACTTTAAGTTTTCCCTGCTTGATCTGGGAGATTATGTTGTCCGCATCTGCGGGCAGGGTCTGGAGCAGGGAAAAAGTATCCCGGGCGATACCCAGAAACTCTTTGGAAATACGCGGCAATGAATATTTTCGTAAGGTGGCGGATCTGATATAGGGCCGGGCATGGCTGAGCATATCAAACTGCGGATCCAATCTTCGTGCCACCCCCTCGATACTGATAAACGCCTTCATCATTAAAAACAGATCCGGCGGAATTCTCAGCCCATGCCGGGTACAAAGCTCAAGAAATTGATGGATCATGCGACCCGGGTTAATCTCTTCAAGTTTTCTGGACAAATATAACGCACAGAATTGGGCAATATCCTTTTCCAGGGCCGCCATATTAACAGATATGTCCGGCTCGGTCAGACGGCACAGCAACCGGGCAGTGTTTCGGGTATTATTTGAGGCAAGGCCATGGAGCAGATCAATAAATATCTCCCGGGTGGTCGAATCCACAAATCCGGTCATGCCGAAATCAATCATGCAGATACGCTGGTCCTCCAGGATAAAAATATTGCCTGGATGGGGATCCGCATGGAAAAAACCGAATTCAAAGACCTGACGCATGACAAAATCAGCGCCTGTTCGGGTAATTTTTTTGCGATCAAGGCCTGCACGGTCAATGGCCTCAACATCATCGGCTTTGATTCCCCGGATGAATTCCATGCATAGCACCCGTTGTGTGGAATGGGACCAGTTCACTTCCGGAATGTGGATTTCAGGCGCTTTGGCGAACTGATCCGCCATCTGCTCCATATTGGCCGCCTCCACTTTGTAATCCAGCTCCTTTTCCAGGGACTGGGCAAACTCTTCAACGATCTTTACGGGTCGAAATAATTCCATATCCTCCAGATTTTTTTCCATCACCTGGGCCAGATAGTGGATAATTTCCAGATCGATCTCAACCGTTTTGCGGATACCGGGACGCTGAACTTTCACCGCCACCTGTTCGTTGGGTGCCAATTCTGCCCGGTGGACCTGTCCGATGGAGGCCGAAGCAAAAGGCGTTTTTTCAAAAGAGTAGAACACGTCTTCTATGGGTCTGCCGAACTCTGCAAGAATGATTTGTTCAACCTGTTCATAGGGAAAGGACGGCACTTTGTCCTGGAGTTTGGCAAGCTCCCG
This window contains:
- a CDS encoding ABC transporter substrate-binding protein, translating into MEFNDVTSSCCDSISRRNFLKTAMRTAGAAACAPMGFPCLAAAKKRPLKIGYLPITDATPLLVAYSLGYFSHEGLDVERPTMVRSWNILTESFLTGKFDLVHMLFPIPVWMRFKQNIPVKVLAWDHTNGSAVTVRANSGINRFADLAGKQVAVPSWYSMHNLVMQLGLQVQGLEPVIRPPGSPLAPREVNLLILPPPDMPQALLGNKIDAFIVADPFNALAQEKFSAKIMRYSGDIWKNHPCCVIVTHEHLIQENPIVIQKAINAIVRAQAWCLQNPKETAHVLSREGDGFLPVDESVLNRVFGAIPEKELVHPQWHVERIGFQPFPFPSATRFILEQMKKTKVEGNTDFLTNLDTKAAVSQLVDDRFVRKALDDMGGIKGFCRCDMKDSFAREETVEVN
- a CDS encoding ABC transporter ATP-binding protein, translated to MKIDIEKICKSYDRPVEQRLIILKDISFSINSGDFVIILGESGCGKTTLLNLLAGLEKPSSGQICVDGTPITGIHPSRSMLFQQPALIPWLSVKENVAYGCKIRKDTQDLEYRVIQFLEIMGLAGAAEAKPDQLSLGMAQRVCLARALVGRPEVLLLDEPFASLDTFTQAHIQEELVNLWMSESFTAVFVTHDIDEAIRLGNKIVVLAGDPASISDIFEIDVPYPRKRHDPVVKALRTEILDRFKIAYLVKRSITNGI
- a CDS encoding ABC transporter substrate-binding protein yields the protein MCLRTCQPIPGCVKVSINKFKINKAKILEAALTIRIGHFISIDHLILGTALTRYIQHMGDGTDTDVIPFTMRSWEQVEQGLSSGDINAAFMDIAQAMYLFNKGVAISMLMFTHRAGSKIFVPKQIHRLSDLKGKSVLIPHRFSVQHMLVHRLLSVGKLQFADLGESGKCVNMESVPCPLMPEMIQDDFDGDIAAFICPAPFDVAGAAKKGLKPLLVSRDLWKDHPGSVFVVHQDLLETKGENIALMVDCLFDSARRLDRYMSSPNTAEGGIESISATFLGLNVEQMQRTLKTSGITYRPELLVPDMEILNIVLDYMRTTMQVLPSETNLDGFIRPEFTHTALLET
- a CDS encoding AarF/UbiB family protein produces the protein MITFKTVSKITKRYRHLVRYQQIIGIIFKYGFENIIDAMKINHYLDIIPFSKPHQKLSSNQRIRMVLEELGPTFIKMGQVLSSRPDLIPLDLTRELAKLQDKVPSFPYEQVEQIILAEFGRPIEDVFYSFEKTPFASASIGQVHRAELAPNEQVAVKVQRPGIRKTVEIDLEIIHYLAQVMEKNLEDMELFRPVKIVEEFAQSLEKELDYKVEAANMEQMADQFAKAPEIHIPEVNWSHSTQRVLCMEFIRGIKADDVEAIDRAGLDRKKITRTGADFVMRQVFEFGFFHADPHPGNIFILEDQRICMIDFGMTGFVDSTTREIFIDLLHGLASNNTRNTARLLCRLTEPDISVNMAALEKDIAQFCALYLSRKLEEINPGRMIHQFLELCTRHGLRIPPDLFLMMKAFISIEGVARRLDPQFDMLSHARPYIRSATLRKYSLPRISKEFLGIARDTFSLLQTLPADADNIISQIKQGKLKVTIRLEGLERLMMTQDQTSNRISFAIIIAALILGSAIVLNSKIPPLILGVSIIGIAGFVAAAILGIWLLVAIIRSGRL